From the genome of Geobacter sp. SVR, one region includes:
- a CDS encoding transglycosylase domain-containing protein — protein MKTFLAAVLFLVLALALVSAAAAQDVTPAYPPLPSGYSSIRVFDNQGRFVGRILPEKRYWVSIDRIPFFLQRAVVAVEDARFFEHGGIDVRGIARALVKDVVKGRLAEGGSTITQQLIKNKYLSGEKTIERKFEEARLAMEFEKKYSKKQILEMYFNEIYYGNGAWGIAQAARLYFDKNPEELNEAECALLAGVQKNPARYNPLGKATYVTGRRDVVLKRMVELEMITSRQRQKLQSNPPAIIKPGQAQQYLTHVRGKLIERYGADIIEQGGLEVTTAMDLNLQTQAEQALRDGVRRISPELQGALVCLDPITGDVLAAAGGVDAAANSYNRAFSARRQPGSSIKPLIYAAALEKGYTASSIWDDTPVAYNRGNNETWKPLNYGKERFGELSLRQALAHSNNVITVKLLEAIGVPYFTEFTGKMGLPLRPQNGLSLALGTDEVSLSELVTAYTPLATGGLRSEARTIVRIYDRRRQTWTENPPLVAPVLSPAVAFVTTQMLKDVMTYGTAKGLRKFSQERPAAGKTGTTDDYRDAWFVGYTPRMVTGVWVGHDKPRPGGKGFTGGAVAAPIWERFMRKALASKPAVDFAKPDMVVSVSIDPATGLLATADCPVKREEYYIAGTEPSEYCHKHGEAPPQPDKVEAAVTTPP, from the coding sequence ATGAAAACATTCCTCGCCGCGGTCCTGTTCCTGGTCCTTGCCCTTGCCCTGGTTTCAGCGGCAGCGGCCCAGGACGTCACACCGGCCTATCCCCCTCTGCCGTCAGGCTATTCCTCCATCAGAGTATTCGACAATCAGGGGCGCTTCGTCGGCCGGATTCTGCCGGAGAAACGCTACTGGGTTTCCATCGATCGCATCCCGTTTTTCCTGCAGCGGGCCGTGGTGGCGGTCGAAGACGCCCGTTTTTTCGAGCATGGCGGAATCGATGTGCGCGGGATCGCACGGGCGCTGGTCAAGGATGTGGTCAAGGGAAGGCTGGCCGAAGGGGGATCGACCATCACCCAGCAGCTGATCAAGAACAAGTACCTTTCCGGCGAAAAGACCATCGAGCGGAAGTTCGAGGAAGCCCGCCTGGCCATGGAGTTCGAGAAGAAATACTCCAAGAAGCAGATCCTGGAGATGTACTTCAACGAGATCTATTACGGGAACGGCGCCTGGGGAATCGCCCAGGCGGCCCGGCTGTATTTCGACAAGAACCCGGAAGAGCTGAATGAAGCCGAATGCGCCCTGCTGGCAGGGGTGCAGAAAAATCCGGCCCGCTACAATCCCCTGGGAAAGGCCACGTACGTCACGGGAAGGCGCGACGTGGTGCTCAAGCGGATGGTGGAACTGGAGATGATCACCTCCCGGCAGCGGCAGAAGCTGCAGTCCAATCCGCCCGCCATCATCAAGCCGGGGCAGGCACAACAGTACCTGACCCATGTCCGCGGCAAGCTGATCGAGCGCTATGGGGCGGATATCATCGAGCAGGGGGGGCTGGAGGTGACGACCGCGATGGATCTGAATCTGCAGACACAGGCGGAGCAGGCCCTGCGCGACGGCGTCAGGCGCATCTCTCCCGAGCTGCAGGGTGCCCTGGTCTGCCTTGATCCGATCACCGGCGATGTCCTGGCCGCCGCCGGGGGAGTCGATGCTGCCGCCAATTCTTATAACCGCGCCTTTTCCGCCAGACGGCAGCCCGGCTCCTCGATCAAGCCGCTGATCTACGCTGCGGCCCTGGAGAAGGGGTACACGGCCAGCAGCATCTGGGACGACACGCCAGTGGCCTACAACCGCGGCAACAACGAAACCTGGAAACCGCTGAACTACGGCAAGGAGCGCTTCGGAGAGCTTTCGCTCCGGCAGGCCCTGGCACATTCCAACAACGTCATCACCGTAAAGCTGCTGGAGGCGATCGGTGTCCCCTATTTCACCGAGTTCACCGGAAAGATGGGGCTGCCGTTGCGGCCGCAGAACGGACTCTCCCTGGCCCTGGGAACCGACGAAGTCAGCTTGAGCGAACTGGTGACCGCCTATACGCCCCTGGCCACCGGAGGCCTGAGATCCGAAGCGCGGACCATCGTGCGCATTTACGACCGCCGCCGCCAGACCTGGACCGAGAACCCGCCTTTAGTCGCTCCGGTCCTCTCCCCGGCTGTCGCCTTTGTCACCACCCAGATGCTGAAGGACGTCATGACCTACGGCACCGCCAAGGGGCTCAGGAAATTCAGCCAGGAGCGCCCCGCAGCCGGGAAGACCGGCACCACCGACGATTATCGTGATGCCTGGTTCGTCGGCTATACCCCCCGGATGGTAACCGGCGTCTGGGTTGGGCACGACAAGCCCCGTCCGGGAGGGAAAGGCTTTACCGGCGGAGCAGTGGCGGCCCCCATCTGGGAGCGCTTCATGCGCAAGGCCCTGGCTTCCAAACCGGCCGTGGATTTCGCCAAACCCGACATGGTGGTGTCAGTTTCCATCGATCCCGCGACCGGTCTGCTGGCGACGGCGGATTGCCCCGTCAAGCGCGAGGAATACTACATCGCCGGAACCGAACCGAGCGAGTACTGCCACAAGCACGGCGAAGCCCCACCGCAGCCGGACAAGGTCGAAGCCGCGGTAACCACGCCCCCCTGA
- a CDS encoding Ig-like domain-containing protein, which translates to MVNLIWSGLAMIVLLSGCGWGGTPTRHNDITPLTSMQISAVSPTIAPLTSTKLSVKGNYSGLFTRDITDLATWSSDTPAIADFLTAGSPSRVTARASGTAILTAKVVTATGTVTATFSLTISSATIDTLTISPAAPTIAKGLSTQFTASGLFSDGTTQDLTFDAVWSSSAPTVASVSNDPASKGLAQALTAGTTTIAATFDGVSGTTLMTVTVPVLQSISFDPADPSLLSLSTTTLKATGHYSDGTTADITSQATWTSSRTDFATVAANGAVKTLAPGTTAISASLDGISGTTNLKVTGGILNSIALAITPNPTGSRLVLGTDARLTATGTFTNNVTRDITGAVDWSTTDAGIATVTVQGGNLALLKALAATPSITVTAESGTVSATITVNITAPSLLSLAIAPTSLTAITGISDRLTATATFSDGSTQDVTLNSTWTSDNTAAASVNNSDLGKGKVTGVAAGTALVTAALGDKSATAQVVVVARTVQRLTIFSQNQAVVSSTVASGKQVAFNLIATLNDGSTKDVTEDAVWKIDNTKIAILADSLNQPGQVVAVDGGQTTLTATLGGLSTSITVVVP; encoded by the coding sequence ATGGTTAACCTGATATGGTCGGGTCTGGCGATGATCGTACTGTTGTCAGGCTGCGGCTGGGGCGGGACCCCGACCAGGCACAACGATATTACACCGCTGACCTCGATGCAGATCTCGGCGGTATCCCCGACCATCGCACCGCTGACCTCCACCAAGCTGAGCGTGAAAGGCAATTACTCCGGTCTCTTTACCAGGGACATTACCGATTTGGCGACCTGGTCAAGCGATACGCCCGCCATAGCCGATTTCCTCACCGCCGGCAGCCCGAGCCGGGTGACTGCCCGCGCCTCGGGAACTGCCATACTGACGGCAAAGGTTGTAACCGCCACGGGAACCGTGACGGCCACCTTCTCGCTGACGATCAGCTCGGCCACCATTGACACCCTGACAATCTCTCCCGCAGCCCCCACCATTGCCAAAGGCCTTTCCACGCAATTTACCGCCAGCGGCCTCTTTTCGGACGGCACCACTCAGGATCTGACCTTCGACGCCGTCTGGAGTTCCAGCGCCCCTACCGTAGCCAGCGTGAGCAATGACCCCGCCAGCAAGGGGCTGGCCCAGGCCCTGACCGCCGGCACGACGACCATTGCCGCCACCTTTGATGGGGTCAGCGGCACCACCCTGATGACGGTCACCGTCCCGGTCCTGCAGTCGATTTCGTTCGACCCGGCAGATCCCTCCCTCCTGAGTCTGTCCACCACCACGCTGAAAGCCACCGGGCATTATTCCGACGGCACCACGGCCGATATCACCAGTCAGGCCACCTGGACCTCGTCCCGGACCGATTTCGCCACGGTTGCCGCCAACGGAGCGGTAAAGACCCTGGCGCCGGGCACGACCGCGATCAGCGCCAGCCTGGATGGCATCAGCGGAACCACGAACCTCAAGGTGACCGGTGGTATTCTGAACAGTATCGCGCTGGCCATCACGCCGAATCCGACCGGCTCCCGGCTGGTCCTCGGTACCGACGCCCGCCTGACGGCGACCGGGACATTCACCAACAATGTTACCCGTGACATCACCGGCGCGGTGGACTGGTCGACAACCGATGCGGGCATCGCCACCGTAACCGTTCAGGGAGGCAATCTGGCCCTGCTGAAGGCTTTGGCTGCGACACCGTCAATCACCGTGACCGCCGAATCGGGCACGGTGAGCGCCACGATCACTGTAAATATTACCGCTCCGTCACTGCTGTCGCTGGCAATCGCTCCAACCAGCCTGACCGCAATCACCGGAATCAGCGACCGTCTCACCGCGACCGCCACGTTCAGCGACGGCAGTACCCAGGATGTTACCCTCAACAGCACCTGGACATCCGATAATACCGCGGCAGCTTCGGTCAACAATAGCGATCTCGGCAAGGGAAAGGTCACCGGCGTTGCTGCCGGAACAGCGTTGGTCACCGCCGCTCTCGGCGACAAGTCGGCCACGGCCCAGGTTGTCGTGGTGGCACGTACCGTCCAGCGACTGACTATTTTCAGCCAGAACCAGGCTGTTGTAAGCTCGACGGTCGCTTCCGGGAAGCAGGTGGCATTCAACCTGATCGCCACTCTGAATGATGGTTCCACCAAAGATGTGACCGAAGATGCGGTCTGGAAAATAGACAATACAAAGATCGCCATTCTGGCCGACAGTCTGAATCAACCCGGCCAGGTCGTGGCAGTGGATGGCGGCCAGACGACTCTCACGGCCACCCTGGGGGGCCTGAGCACATCCATTACCGTAGTGGTGCCCTGA
- a CDS encoding outer membrane protein: MKSICRTLIALCLPFLFCSPASAQHSGPYVGAFVGGNLLTASKSSDSQGTFELKFNPGLMGSAVLGWDFEPGNPVGEGRIELEYTHRSNPLDQARFVEGSVKSSGHVAADSLLLNFYGVYRENGFWSPYIGAGAGAARIAASNLQVTGQPLGDGSAFVFAYQAAAGVDFAMTDSLSLDIGYRFFNTTKPDIPEAGGGSLKLEYLNHSAVLGLRWGF; encoded by the coding sequence ATGAAATCGATCTGCCGGACATTGATAGCCCTGTGCCTGCCGTTTTTGTTCTGCAGTCCGGCCAGCGCCCAGCATTCAGGCCCCTATGTGGGAGCCTTTGTGGGAGGCAATCTCCTGACAGCCTCCAAGAGCTCCGACAGCCAAGGCACCTTTGAGCTCAAATTCAATCCCGGGCTGATGGGCAGCGCCGTTCTGGGGTGGGATTTCGAGCCGGGCAATCCGGTGGGGGAAGGACGGATCGAGCTTGAGTACACCCATCGCAGCAATCCGCTTGACCAGGCGAGATTTGTCGAGGGAAGCGTCAAGAGCAGCGGCCATGTGGCGGCCGACAGCCTGTTGCTGAACTTTTACGGCGTTTACCGCGAAAACGGTTTCTGGTCCCCCTATATCGGGGCGGGTGCCGGTGCCGCCCGCATTGCAGCTTCCAATCTGCAGGTGACCGGCCAGCCGCTGGGAGACGGATCGGCCTTTGTCTTCGCCTACCAGGCAGCGGCCGGGGTAGACTTTGCGATGACTGACTCCCTCAGTCTGGATATTGGCTATCGTTTTTTCAACACGACCAAGCCCGACATTCCGGAAGCCGGAGGAGGCAGCTTGAAACTGGAGTATTTGAATCACAGTGCCGTTCTCGGACTGCGTTGGGGATTTTGA
- a CDS encoding YhdH/YhfP family quinone oxidoreductase, producing the protein MATPTQFKALVVEKTNDGQFVRKIKERSIDDLPQGDLVVRVSYSSLNYKDALSATGHPGVTRQFPHTPGIDAVGEVLSCESGVFAAGDTVVITGYDLGMETDGGWGELIRIPSSWAVRLPDGLTQAEAMALGTAGFTAALSVLKLERAGVIPSDGDVLVTGATGGVGAIAVAILARAGYRVVASTGKSADEQFLRNLGAAEIIPRDQVLTGSERPMMKERWAGCVDVVGGDTLVAVVKSTRYGGAVTCCGLVGSTELPVNVYPFILRGVSLIGIDSVKCPTDIRLQVWEKLAGEWKPAQLQEMVTGVTLDGLEEKIAAILKGEISGRVVVRMMA; encoded by the coding sequence ATGGCAACGCCAACACAGTTCAAAGCACTTGTAGTCGAAAAAACAAATGATGGGCAGTTCGTGCGGAAAATAAAGGAGCGGTCCATCGACGACCTGCCGCAGGGAGATCTTGTGGTGCGAGTCAGCTACTCCTCACTCAACTACAAAGACGCCCTCTCGGCAACGGGACACCCGGGGGTCACGCGGCAGTTCCCGCACACTCCCGGCATAGACGCGGTCGGCGAAGTGCTCTCGTGTGAAAGTGGCGTCTTTGCTGCCGGAGACACGGTTGTTATCACTGGTTACGACCTGGGAATGGAGACGGACGGCGGTTGGGGTGAGCTGATCCGCATACCGTCGAGCTGGGCGGTGCGACTTCCTGATGGTTTGACCCAAGCGGAAGCCATGGCCCTTGGCACCGCCGGATTTACTGCCGCACTATCGGTGTTGAAGCTTGAGCGGGCCGGAGTCATCCCCTCAGACGGCGATGTCCTTGTCACCGGCGCAACAGGTGGAGTCGGCGCCATTGCTGTGGCAATTCTGGCCCGCGCAGGGTACCGGGTAGTGGCTTCTACAGGGAAAAGTGCCGATGAGCAGTTTCTTCGTAATCTCGGAGCGGCGGAGATCATACCTCGCGATCAGGTTTTAACAGGTTCGGAGCGGCCGATGATGAAGGAGCGATGGGCTGGATGTGTGGATGTCGTTGGAGGTGATACCCTCGTGGCAGTTGTCAAGTCAACCCGCTACGGCGGCGCTGTTACCTGTTGCGGCCTGGTTGGATCAACAGAACTCCCCGTAAATGTCTATCCCTTTATATTGCGCGGGGTCAGTCTCATCGGCATCGATTCGGTCAAATGCCCGACGGATATCAGATTACAGGTATGGGAAAAGCTTGCCGGGGAATGGAAGCCGGCTCAGTTGCAAGAGATGGTAACCGGAGTAACTCTGGATGGACTGGAGGAAAAGATTGCAGCGATCCTCAAAGGTGAAATCAGCGGTCGGGTGGTGGTCAGGATGATGGCATAA
- a CDS encoding TetR/AcrR family transcriptional regulator — protein METMEKQTRRRGRPPKEGGGYSETRELLLQAGVEVLTEKGFSSAGIDEILRRVGVPKGSFYHFFGSKEAFGTELLTRYAAYFARKLDRFLLDTTMQPLQRLQAFTDDARNGMARYEYKRGCLVGNMGQEMGALPESFRRELGAVFQDWQDRVALCLEEAKELGEIPEISDCRQLATVFWIGWEGAVLRTKLEGTPDALDLFADFFFAALHR, from the coding sequence ATGGAAACTATGGAGAAACAAACACGTCGTCGCGGTCGCCCTCCCAAAGAAGGCGGAGGTTACAGCGAAACACGGGAATTACTCCTCCAGGCTGGAGTGGAAGTTTTAACCGAGAAGGGTTTTTCTTCAGCAGGAATTGATGAAATCCTCCGGCGCGTTGGTGTACCCAAAGGATCCTTTTATCATTTTTTCGGTAGCAAAGAAGCCTTTGGAACAGAATTGCTTACGCGCTATGCCGCCTATTTTGCACGAAAGCTGGATCGCTTTCTTCTTGATACCACTATGCAACCGTTGCAACGGCTGCAAGCCTTCACCGATGATGCGCGCAACGGCATGGCACGTTATGAGTATAAACGGGGCTGCCTGGTTGGAAATATGGGGCAGGAGATGGGGGCATTACCTGAATCTTTCCGAAGAGAATTGGGAGCGGTTTTTCAGGACTGGCAGGATCGTGTCGCCCTTTGCCTCGAAGAAGCAAAAGAACTCGGGGAAATCCCCGAAATTTCGGACTGTCGTCAATTGGCAACTGTTTTTTGGATTGGATGGGAAGGAGCGGTTTTGCGGACCAAGTTGGAAGGTACTCCCGATGCGCTTGACCTTTTTGCGGATTTTTTCTTCGCCGCGCTGCACAGATGA
- a CDS encoding YceI family protein, whose translation MKRILVSVSTIVALFLPVLASADTWKIDPDHSNVGFKVRHLMVSNVKGSFEKHAGTVVIDDRDIAKSRVEVTIDTASINTNVRKRDDHLRSPDFLDVAKYPSMTFVSRKVVRVGGDRLQVTGDLTLHGITREVVLDVEGLTGESRDPMGNIRRGASASTRINRKDYGLTWNKALETGGVAVGEEIAISLEIELIKAK comes from the coding sequence ATGAAACGCATTCTCGTATCCGTCAGCACCATCGTTGCACTGTTCCTGCCTGTACTGGCGTCTGCCGATACGTGGAAAATCGATCCCGATCACTCCAACGTCGGCTTCAAAGTCCGCCATCTGATGGTGTCCAATGTCAAAGGAAGCTTCGAAAAGCATGCCGGCACGGTTGTGATCGACGACAGGGATATCGCCAAATCAAGGGTCGAGGTGACCATCGATACCGCTTCCATCAATACCAATGTCCGGAAACGGGATGATCATCTGCGCAGCCCCGATTTCCTGGACGTTGCCAAATACCCCTCCATGACCTTCGTATCCAGGAAGGTGGTCCGGGTGGGGGGCGACCGGCTCCAGGTCACCGGAGACCTGACCCTGCATGGCATTACCCGGGAGGTGGTCCTGGATGTGGAAGGGCTCACCGGAGAAAGCAGGGATCCCATGGGCAACATCAGGCGCGGAGCGTCGGCCAGCACCAGGATCAATCGCAAGGATTACGGGCTGACCTGGAACAAGGCCCTGGAAACGGGGGGCGTTGCCGTCGGCGAAGAGATCGCCATAAGCCTTGAAATCGAGCTGATCAAGGCAAAGTAG
- a CDS encoding PAS domain S-box protein, whose translation MAVKILSGPGMIVHRVVVLFSIVVLLWCLKVEAAPSGKPLLLLGDRDYPPLNFMDKRGARGVTVDMVRALSREMGRSIDIELTDWKTAQDRVLKGEADGLIGMSVTEGRQRLYDFSDPILTNEFGLFVRSDDLRIKGTGNLAGMRVAVTRGGLPLTFMESRPEVETVPVESYRAGLEQVAAGSADAFAGDLWVGAYTIQKYGLPGLKVAAPFAALPGAIALRKGNPELLAEINRAIGALERRGAMSRIRNEWRPHEMVFLSRERAKGIVITTTSLVLLFLSGSMAVWIVFLKRQIRERRKAEQALRESRAVLERILDSVPQGIFWKDRNGVYRGCNRALVRSLGFQSTDQVIGKTDFDLSWPVKQAEAYRKDDREVMENNRPKRYIDEPLQQADGTRLRMDTTKVPLADDDGTVYGVLGVFNDVTERRQTQTALRESERKYRELVENLNVGVFRSKPTSESIVSANSALVEIFDYDTLEEFRRQPFSTHYLHDTDWSLFLEKISRTGQIREWEVAARKRDGSPFWIAISAKAHYDGNDTVCWIDGIIEDITERRRMQQTLKENEQRFRAIFEHSGIGIAVVDLNGRPVESNPVLLKMLGYSEKELSSMVFTEFTHPDDRELDWGLSQELFEGKRECYQIEKRYITQKGYMIWGRLSASLIRNAAGEPLYAIGVVDDITERKQMQDMMIQAEKMAMIAGLAAGVAHEINNPLGIIVQNLQVVERRFSPRFPQNIEIAEQVGIPFDRLLAYLERQEVIDFMAGMREAGNRASKVMTNMLQFSRKSDGCHHPASLPMVCDQAIEMTRNDYDLRKIHDFKALSIVREYADDVPQISIDTSEIEQVLINLLKNAAQALFEPCAIDEPCIRISVRRNKGMAEIRVADNGPGMTEETKRRVFEPFFTTKEVGVGTGLGLAVSYAIITKNHGGSIEVDSSPGIGSCFTIYLPTVN comes from the coding sequence ATGGCCGTAAAGATTTTATCTGGGCCAGGCATGATCGTGCATCGTGTCGTCGTCCTTTTTTCAATTGTGGTGTTGCTGTGGTGCCTGAAAGTCGAAGCCGCCCCATCGGGAAAACCGTTGCTCCTGCTCGGAGACCGTGACTATCCCCCGCTGAATTTCATGGACAAGCGGGGTGCCAGAGGGGTGACGGTCGACATGGTGAGGGCACTGTCCCGGGAAATGGGACGTTCGATCGACATCGAGCTGACAGACTGGAAAACGGCCCAAGACAGGGTTCTCAAGGGAGAGGCGGACGGGCTGATCGGAATGAGTGTCACCGAAGGTCGCCAGCGGCTCTACGATTTCTCCGATCCGATATTGACGAACGAGTTCGGCTTGTTCGTGCGCAGCGACGATCTGCGTATCAAGGGGACCGGCAACCTGGCCGGGATGAGGGTGGCGGTGACCAGGGGGGGGCTGCCGCTGACGTTCATGGAGTCCCGCCCCGAGGTCGAGACGGTTCCGGTGGAAAGTTACCGGGCCGGCCTGGAACAGGTGGCTGCCGGGAGCGCTGACGCATTTGCCGGCGATCTGTGGGTGGGGGCCTACACCATCCAGAAATATGGTCTGCCGGGTCTCAAGGTCGCGGCCCCTTTTGCTGCGCTGCCCGGGGCCATTGCCCTCAGGAAGGGCAATCCGGAACTGCTTGCGGAGATCAACCGGGCAATCGGCGCACTGGAGCGAAGAGGGGCCATGTCGCGGATCCGGAACGAATGGCGGCCCCATGAGATGGTTTTCCTCTCGCGAGAGCGGGCGAAAGGAATCGTGATAACCACGACCTCCCTCGTCCTTTTGTTTCTTTCCGGTTCCATGGCGGTCTGGATCGTCTTTCTCAAACGGCAGATCAGAGAACGCAGGAAGGCGGAACAGGCCCTGCGCGAGAGCCGGGCAGTGCTGGAGCGGATACTGGATTCGGTGCCGCAGGGAATCTTCTGGAAGGACCGTAACGGCGTCTACCGGGGCTGCAACAGAGCTCTTGTCAGATCGCTCGGTTTTCAGAGTACCGATCAGGTCATCGGCAAAACCGATTTCGACCTGTCATGGCCCGTGAAACAGGCCGAAGCTTACCGGAAGGACGACCGGGAGGTCATGGAGAACAACCGTCCCAAACGCTACATCGATGAACCATTGCAGCAGGCGGACGGTACCCGCTTGAGGATGGATACCACCAAGGTACCGCTTGCTGATGACGATGGGACCGTATATGGCGTTCTGGGTGTCTTCAATGACGTGACCGAGCGCAGGCAAACCCAGACTGCACTCCGGGAAAGCGAGAGGAAATACCGCGAGCTGGTGGAAAATCTGAATGTCGGCGTCTTCAGGAGCAAACCGACATCGGAGAGCATCGTCAGCGCCAACAGCGCCCTGGTCGAGATCTTCGACTACGATACGCTGGAGGAGTTCAGGCGGCAGCCGTTCTCGACACATTATCTTCACGATACCGACTGGTCGCTCTTCCTGGAAAAGATCTCCCGAACCGGCCAGATCAGGGAGTGGGAAGTGGCGGCCCGCAAACGGGACGGTTCCCCCTTCTGGATTGCCATCAGCGCCAAGGCCCATTATGATGGGAACGATACCGTCTGCTGGATCGATGGCATCATCGAGGATATCACCGAGCGCCGCCGCATGCAGCAGACGCTGAAGGAAAACGAGCAGCGCTTCCGCGCCATCTTCGAGCATTCGGGGATCGGCATCGCCGTTGTGGACCTGAACGGACGCCCCGTCGAGAGCAATCCCGTGCTCCTGAAAATGCTTGGCTACAGCGAAAAAGAACTCAGCTCCATGGTGTTCACCGAATTCACCCATCCTGACGACCGGGAGCTGGATTGGGGACTGTCCCAGGAACTTTTCGAGGGAAAACGTGAGTGCTACCAGATTGAAAAGCGCTATATCACCCAAAAGGGGTACATGATCTGGGGACGCCTGTCCGCGTCTCTCATTCGAAACGCTGCGGGAGAGCCGTTATATGCCATAGGAGTGGTCGACGACATCACCGAGCGCAAACAGATGCAGGACATGATGATTCAGGCGGAGAAGATGGCCATGATCGCCGGACTGGCGGCCGGCGTGGCCCATGAGATCAACAATCCGCTCGGGATCATCGTGCAGAATCTGCAGGTTGTGGAGCGGCGTTTTTCCCCGAGATTTCCCCAGAACATCGAGATCGCGGAACAGGTCGGTATCCCGTTCGACCGGTTGCTCGCCTACCTGGAGCGCCAGGAGGTGATCGATTTCATGGCCGGGATGCGGGAGGCCGGCAACCGTGCCTCAAAGGTCATGACCAACATGCTGCAGTTCAGCAGGAAAAGCGACGGCTGTCACCATCCCGCCTCCCTGCCGATGGTGTGCGATCAGGCCATAGAAATGACCAGAAACGATTACGACCTCAGAAAGATCCATGACTTCAAGGCCCTTTCGATTGTCAGGGAATATGCCGATGACGTGCCGCAGATATCGATCGACACATCCGAGATCGAACAGGTGCTGATCAACCTGCTCAAAAATGCCGCACAGGCGTTGTTCGAGCCGTGTGCCATCGATGAGCCCTGCATACGCATCAGCGTCCGCCGTAACAAGGGAATGGCTGAAATCAGGGTGGCCGACAACGGGCCGGGCATGACGGAGGAGACAAAGCGGCGTGTTTTCGAGCCCTTCTTCACCACCAAGGAGGTCGGGGTCGGCACCGGTCTCGGCCTGGCGGTTTCATATGCCATCATCACCAAAAATCACGGGGGCTCGATCGAGGTCGATTCATCGCCGGGCATCGGCAGCTGTTTTACCATATACCTGCCGACCGTGAACTAG